One window from the genome of Rudanella lutea DSM 19387 encodes:
- a CDS encoding NAD-dependent epimerase/dehydratase family protein gives MRLFFTGGSGKAGKHVIPYLLEQGHTVMNVDLTPLNHPGVYNLNADITDSGQMFNAMTSYAGLDELEPGTGVPKFDAVVHFAAVPRILIKPDNETFRVNTVGTYNVIEAAVKLGIKKVIIASSETTYGICFSDGQTDPKSLPLEEDYDVDPMDSYGLSKVVNEQTARAFARRSGIDIYALRIGNVIEPHEYAELFPHYFRHPEVRRRNAFCYIDARDLGQIVDLCLQKDGLGFQVFNAGNDHNGAVIPTKELAERFFPNVPLTRAMGEHEALFSNRKIREVLGFKEKHNWRNYVPVTPFTHTTPTPADGMK, from the coding sequence ATGCGCTTATTTTTTACCGGCGGATCCGGAAAAGCCGGCAAGCACGTGATCCCGTACCTGCTCGAACAGGGACATACCGTGATGAACGTCGACCTCACCCCGCTGAATCATCCGGGTGTGTACAATCTGAACGCCGACATTACCGATTCGGGCCAAATGTTCAACGCCATGACTTCGTACGCCGGGCTCGACGAGCTGGAACCCGGTACCGGCGTCCCCAAATTCGATGCCGTTGTTCACTTTGCCGCCGTGCCCCGCATCCTGATCAAACCCGACAATGAGACGTTTCGGGTGAATACCGTCGGTACGTACAACGTGATCGAAGCGGCTGTGAAGCTGGGCATCAAAAAAGTAATCATTGCATCGTCGGAAACTACCTATGGCATCTGTTTTTCCGATGGGCAAACCGATCCTAAATCGTTGCCGCTGGAAGAAGATTACGACGTCGACCCGATGGATAGCTATGGTCTGTCGAAGGTAGTAAACGAGCAAACCGCCCGGGCATTTGCGCGTCGGTCGGGGATTGACATTTACGCCCTGCGCATCGGAAACGTGATTGAGCCGCACGAATACGCCGAGTTGTTTCCGCACTATTTTCGGCACCCCGAAGTGCGACGCCGGAATGCGTTCTGCTACATCGACGCGCGCGACCTGGGGCAGATCGTCGATTTGTGTTTGCAAAAAGATGGTCTCGGCTTTCAGGTCTTCAACGCCGGCAATGACCACAACGGGGCCGTGATCCCGACCAAAGAACTGGCCGAGCGGTTCTTCCCCAACGTGCCCCTAACCCGCGCCATGGGCGAACACGAAGCCCTGTTTTCGAACCGCAAAATCCGCGAAGTCCTTGGCTTCAAAGAAAAGCACAACTGGCGCAACTATGTGCCAGTTACGCCCTTTACGCACACAACACCGACGCCAGCCGACGGGATGAAATAA
- a CDS encoding flavin monoamine oxidase family protein, with protein sequence MQSTQIGYFCRMESTKHVIIVGGGLSGICLAYWLRTQPISVTLLEASARLGGRIHTVEGPRSTPLELGATWFSDRHPSLLQLIDELELTSFPQVSEGVTLFQTKSFEPPQRFFVPASESPSFRLAGGTRALIQALAERLDPQSIHLNTSVTGIREDGPAVVVETADGRTYKADQAVVCLPPQLMGAQIEVTPALPPDTLALLPTVQTWMAGSIKFVLEYTRPFWRTEGYSGMLYSHAGIVVEMYDHTSADGQRYGFTGFLNSGAAAYSPELRQELVLRQLGDLFGPEALQPTAYFDKVWNDEFVLSGSPYFNRPHQNNGHPLLQQSYLNGKLFLGGTETATESPGYMEGAVISSRRLASVLCA encoded by the coding sequence ATGCAGTCGACGCAGATTGGGTACTTTTGCCGGATGGAATCGACGAAACATGTCATTATTGTGGGCGGTGGTCTGAGCGGGATATGTCTGGCTTATTGGCTCAGAACGCAGCCTATATCCGTAACCCTGCTCGAAGCCTCAGCCCGGCTGGGAGGCCGGATTCACACGGTCGAAGGCCCGCGCTCGACACCCCTGGAGCTGGGGGCAACCTGGTTCTCCGACCGGCACCCTAGCCTGCTACAACTGATTGACGAACTGGAGTTGACCTCATTCCCGCAGGTTTCGGAAGGCGTCACCTTATTCCAGACCAAATCATTTGAGCCTCCGCAACGGTTCTTCGTACCGGCTTCAGAGTCACCCTCGTTTCGGCTGGCGGGCGGCACCCGTGCGCTCATTCAGGCCCTCGCGGAGCGGCTCGACCCGCAATCCATTCACCTGAACACATCGGTAACGGGCATTCGGGAAGACGGGCCAGCCGTGGTAGTTGAAACGGCCGATGGACGAACGTATAAGGCCGATCAGGCCGTAGTTTGTTTGCCCCCGCAGCTAATGGGGGCACAGATTGAGGTGACACCCGCGCTGCCGCCCGACACCCTGGCGCTGCTGCCAACGGTACAGACCTGGATGGCCGGGTCGATTAAGTTTGTGCTTGAGTATACCCGTCCGTTCTGGCGAACCGAAGGGTATTCGGGTATGCTCTACAGCCATGCGGGCATCGTGGTGGAGATGTACGACCATACCTCAGCCGATGGGCAACGATACGGCTTTACGGGGTTTCTGAACAGCGGGGCAGCCGCGTACAGCCCCGAATTGCGGCAGGAACTGGTGCTGCGGCAACTTGGCGACCTGTTCGGTCCGGAGGCTCTTCAACCCACCGCCTATTTCGACAAGGTATGGAACGATGAATTTGTGTTATCGGGCTCTCCCTACTTCAATCGGCCCCATCAGAACAATGGACATCCGCTACTTCAGCAGTCGTACCTGAACGGAAAGCTGTTTTTGGGCGGCACCGAAACGGCCACCGAGTCGCCCGGCTACATGGAAGGGGCGGTTATTTCATCCCGTCGGCTGGCGTCGGTGTTGTGTGCGTAA
- a CDS encoding putative Ig domain-containing protein codes for MRDEGQRVALSLRAGLALVGNLITGTPSLSGVSTVMVTATDPGGLSNSTSFVLTVSSTGSHTVVPPQLGSGGSEPRWAPVGHGGRGLQPECGQRVYRRSNPDRSGAAVQGLPAGLALNGSTLTGRPSTSEMSTVTLTATDPGGLSNSTSFQLTVSPAGSTTSTPPVSGPLAATVVSYNCQTGAIVIGSTGGNGSAVEYFAIGTTGWTTNANGMIEAGLRADPKPVTIRVRQNGVEGTPFVFDFGAFCSRPVRVAAETVSELEVIVLGNPTPESWVEVQVANSASEALHLRVISAQGRLLNSQEVTPTSQVIRQRVQLGDNAGTYLLQVATPTRTKTVKVIRQ; via the coding sequence ATACGTGACGAAGGCCAAAGGGTTGCGCTATCTTTACGCGCCGGACTGGCGCTTGTAGGTAACCTAATCACCGGTACTCCTTCCCTGTCGGGTGTGAGCACCGTAATGGTAACCGCCACTGACCCCGGTGGACTAAGCAACAGTACGAGCTTCGTGCTCACCGTCAGCTCAACGGGTAGCCACACAGTGGTTCCCCCCCAACTCGGCTCCGGCGGTAGCGAACCCCGTTGGGCCCCAGTCGGCCACGGTGGGCGTGGGCTACAGCCTGAATGTGGGCAGCGTGTTTACCGACGCTCAAACCCCGACCGGTCTGGTGCTGCCGTTCAGGGCCTGCCCGCCGGACTGGCCCTGAACGGCAGCACCCTCACAGGTAGGCCCTCTACCTCGGAAATGAGCACAGTGACCTTGACTGCCACCGACCCCGGTGGACTGAGCAACAGCACGAGCTTCCAACTCACCGTCAGCCCGGCGGGTAGCACCACGTCTACACCACCCGTGAGCGGGCCATTGGCGGCCACCGTGGTGAGCTACAACTGCCAAACCGGAGCGATTGTCATCGGGTCAACGGGCGGCAACGGGTCGGCGGTGGAGTACTTCGCCATCGGCACCACCGGCTGGACCACCAACGCGAATGGCATGATCGAGGCCGGGTTGCGGGCTGATCCCAAGCCCGTCACCATCCGGGTGCGGCAGAACGGGGTAGAGGGCACGCCCTTCGTGTTTGACTTCGGGGCCTTCTGTAGCCGACCCGTGCGGGTGGCTGCGGAAACGGTGTCTGAACTAGAGGTAATAGTGCTGGGTAACCCGACTCCCGAAAGCTGGGTAGAGGTGCAGGTGGCCAACTCTGCCAGTGAGGCTCTGCACCTGCGGGTGATCTCGGCTCAGGGCCGTCTGCTGAACAGTCAGGAAGTGACTCCGACGAGTCAAGTTATTCGGCAGCGTGTTCAGTTGGGCGACAATGCGGGAACCTACCTCTTGCAGGTCGCAACGCCCACCCGCACCAAAACGGTGAAAGTGATTCGGCAGTAA
- a CDS encoding DUF7005 family protein, whose amino-acid sequence MVATASESVVKGSGKGVPEELKDYFMNKFRSADNSLGVVSDNEPSIAFWKSHASDWAGDKAFPFLRTCYPQLNFPVVEGINKTQAYIDAVLKGKPPVVDADLSPALNQPEALRLTLHESIAGPVPVLIVPDADDFVRLVRCLIHKNNPVAVPPSMGALLANGVNNWERIRELKTQWESTHPLGGWNEQFSRHVLPNPGLFKDKLIILSTKPYSNVSAEQVGVDPSEWASYSLAIRLAHECTHLYTLNRFGSASNNLHDELVADYMGICNAVGHFRKEWMLAFLGLENYPAYRNGARLENYVGNTQLSTESFYQLTSLIKRAIDTIDRFDARVGEVLSAHDGACRMDALCLTDLAVLASVDGPERLFQTYTNRMMSLLYNQID is encoded by the coding sequence ATGGTAGCAACCGCATCAGAATCCGTTGTGAAGGGCTCCGGCAAAGGGGTGCCGGAAGAACTGAAGGATTATTTCATGAACAAGTTCAGATCGGCGGACAATTCCCTCGGAGTCGTTTCCGATAATGAACCATCCATCGCCTTTTGGAAGAGTCACGCATCCGATTGGGCCGGGGATAAGGCGTTTCCGTTTCTGCGAACGTGCTACCCGCAGCTGAACTTTCCGGTTGTGGAAGGCATCAACAAAACGCAGGCCTACATAGATGCCGTGCTGAAAGGCAAGCCGCCCGTAGTAGACGCCGACCTTTCGCCAGCTCTAAACCAGCCCGAAGCCCTGCGACTGACGCTCCACGAAAGCATTGCCGGTCCGGTACCGGTTCTGATTGTGCCCGACGCCGACGATTTTGTCAGGCTCGTTCGGTGCCTTATCCACAAAAATAACCCGGTGGCCGTTCCCCCGTCGATGGGGGCGCTGCTGGCCAACGGAGTTAATAATTGGGAACGGATTCGCGAATTGAAAACGCAATGGGAGTCGACCCATCCATTGGGAGGCTGGAACGAACAGTTTAGCCGCCATGTGCTGCCCAATCCCGGTTTGTTTAAGGATAAGTTGATCATCCTGAGCACCAAGCCCTACAGCAACGTGTCGGCTGAGCAGGTCGGCGTAGACCCAAGCGAATGGGCCTCGTATTCGCTGGCGATACGGCTTGCCCACGAATGTACGCACCTCTACACCCTCAATCGGTTTGGCTCGGCGTCCAACAATCTGCACGACGAACTCGTGGCCGACTACATGGGCATCTGCAACGCGGTAGGCCATTTCAGAAAGGAGTGGATGCTGGCGTTTCTGGGACTGGAAAACTACCCGGCTTACCGAAACGGGGCACGTTTGGAAAACTATGTGGGCAATACCCAACTATCGACGGAGAGCTTCTATCAGCTTACAAGCCTCATCAAACGCGCCATCGACACCATTGACCGCTTCGATGCCCGGGTAGGGGAGGTGCTTTCGGCCCACGATGGGGCTTGCCGAATGGATGCGTTGTGCCTGACGGATCTGGCTGTGCTGGCTTCGGTGGATGGACCGGAGCGACTGTTTCAAACCTATACGAACCGGATGATGAGTTTGCTTTATAACCAGATTGACTAA
- a CDS encoding NHLP bacteriocin export ABC transporter permease/ATPase subunit → MSAINQKIYVCAESPYVLQSPETFWMVLSGEVNLFYTKIDEAGNYQHRLKYLYTAQKGEVLFSLLPQSTTENTRLLVFSSEATLLAIDKNKLLDVDHFFLKNMINKWIAKTAAALNTTQAPRVYKPLDQFGEVTLDANTVAFPSTGIHWIHLQKGAVSLYAESTEVSHEEYQDFLAPVSNKLWLKAKTKDTVVRVLSTREILLQDEIYFLLALSKLERYFYSQINEAITTQQVEESDHLAVKQANDRAALEITLGKIRSVVAGNPVEAGAATGQRARGQNLLFRTCQAIGDQIGFTLEEPKYVESHQNNVTNQLHLIAKSSKLRIRKIILRDTWWKAENGPLLAFTKEDKTPVALLQKSSSSYVLKNLSTGAESVVNHEVAATLEPIGYMFFSGFDRKMSSVKKVLRFAIRGVEKDARWLITAALAGSLIGLLVPILSGIMYDDVVPTADRSLHLEVFAILIMIALVKAGIQLVEGALRLRLESKSSINLQAGMMDHMLRLPVTFYRKYSAGDLTNRVLSINSIRQIISSTLMTAVLSGAFSSVNLFLLFYYDSKLAWVGVGLGVLAAAFMTVIGLLKLKYDREVATYQGQIQGFLFEFLSGITKIRITGGERRVFALWADKFSTLKKLGFNSGTYQNFVEAFNASYPLFTNIFFFAFLYYTVSTANTAAGLLSVGVFMAFITSFNQFLNDSLRLSMALITSLNVITLYERVKPILEEETESADQSVDPGELAGEIEMNSVSFRYKDDQPLVLNNVTFKIKPGEMVAFVGASGSGKSTIMRLLLGFEQAEAGSIYYDGNSFDLMNRELVRRQIGVVLQNGALMSGSIFQNIIGNSELTLDDAWEAARMAGMEEDIKHMPMEMHTVVSEGAGTFSGGQRQRLMIARAIAHKPRLLFMDEATSALDNRTQNTVTQSLDKLQATRIIIAHRLSTIKNADRIYVLDKGTIVESGTYDELMEKDSLFAQLAKRQIA, encoded by the coding sequence ATGTCAGCTATCAATCAAAAGATATACGTCTGTGCCGAAAGCCCGTATGTACTCCAAAGCCCGGAAACATTCTGGATGGTGCTTTCGGGCGAGGTCAATCTATTCTATACCAAAATTGATGAGGCCGGCAATTATCAGCACCGGCTCAAATACCTATACACTGCCCAAAAAGGCGAGGTACTGTTTAGCTTATTACCCCAGTCAACTACCGAAAACACCCGGCTCTTAGTATTCTCCAGCGAGGCCACCCTGTTGGCCATTGATAAGAATAAGCTGCTCGACGTGGATCATTTCTTTTTGAAGAATATGATCAATAAGTGGATTGCCAAAACCGCTGCCGCCCTCAACACGACGCAGGCACCCCGCGTTTACAAACCGCTCGACCAATTTGGTGAGGTAACACTGGATGCCAACACGGTGGCGTTCCCGTCGACGGGCATCCACTGGATTCATTTGCAGAAGGGAGCCGTGAGCCTGTATGCCGAAAGCACGGAGGTTAGCCATGAAGAGTATCAGGACTTTCTGGCTCCCGTGTCGAACAAGCTGTGGCTGAAAGCCAAAACGAAGGATACGGTGGTACGCGTGCTGAGTACGCGGGAAATCCTGTTGCAGGACGAGATCTATTTTCTGCTGGCCCTGAGTAAGTTAGAGCGTTATTTTTATAGCCAGATCAACGAGGCTATTACAACGCAGCAGGTCGAAGAGAGCGATCACCTGGCCGTAAAACAGGCCAACGATCGGGCCGCGCTGGAAATCACCCTGGGTAAAATCAGGTCGGTCGTGGCGGGGAATCCGGTCGAGGCCGGGGCTGCCACAGGCCAACGCGCGCGGGGACAAAATCTCCTGTTTCGGACCTGTCAGGCAATTGGCGATCAGATTGGCTTTACGCTCGAAGAACCCAAATACGTTGAGTCGCATCAGAACAACGTCACGAATCAACTCCACCTCATTGCCAAAAGCTCGAAGCTTCGTATCCGCAAAATTATTCTGCGCGATACCTGGTGGAAGGCGGAGAATGGCCCGTTGCTGGCCTTCACTAAAGAAGACAAAACGCCCGTGGCCCTCCTTCAGAAATCATCGAGTAGCTACGTCCTGAAGAACTTGTCGACCGGGGCCGAATCGGTGGTGAACCATGAAGTAGCCGCCACGCTGGAACCGATTGGCTACATGTTCTTTTCGGGCTTCGACCGCAAGATGAGCTCGGTGAAAAAGGTGCTCCGGTTTGCCATCAGAGGGGTCGAAAAAGACGCGAGGTGGCTCATTACGGCAGCTTTGGCCGGCAGTTTAATTGGTCTGTTGGTGCCGATTCTGTCGGGCATTATGTACGACGACGTGGTGCCTACGGCCGATCGGTCACTGCATCTGGAGGTGTTTGCGATCCTGATCATGATTGCCCTGGTTAAAGCGGGCATTCAGTTGGTGGAGGGTGCCCTGCGGCTTCGGCTCGAATCCAAATCGAGTATCAATTTGCAGGCGGGCATGATGGACCACATGCTGCGATTGCCGGTCACGTTCTACAGAAAATACTCCGCTGGTGACCTGACTAACCGGGTGCTGAGTATCAACTCGATCCGGCAGATTATCTCCAGCACCCTGATGACGGCCGTGTTAAGCGGAGCATTTTCGTCGGTAAACCTGTTCCTCCTCTTTTATTACGACAGTAAATTAGCGTGGGTAGGGGTGGGGCTGGGCGTGCTTGCTGCCGCGTTTATGACGGTCATCGGTTTGTTGAAGCTCAAGTATGACCGTGAGGTAGCTACCTATCAGGGTCAGATTCAGGGGTTTCTGTTCGAGTTTTTGTCGGGCATTACCAAGATCCGCATTACAGGGGGCGAACGGCGTGTGTTTGCTCTGTGGGCCGATAAGTTTTCGACTCTGAAAAAGCTGGGCTTTAACTCGGGCACGTATCAAAACTTTGTAGAGGCATTTAACGCATCGTACCCGCTATTCACAAACATCTTCTTTTTTGCGTTCCTGTACTACACCGTATCCACGGCCAACACGGCCGCCGGTCTGTTATCCGTCGGGGTGTTTATGGCGTTCATTACGTCCTTCAATCAGTTTCTGAACGATAGTCTGCGGTTGAGCATGGCCCTGATTACGTCGCTGAATGTAATCACCCTTTACGAACGGGTAAAGCCGATTCTGGAAGAGGAAACCGAATCAGCCGATCAGAGCGTTGATCCCGGCGAACTGGCCGGGGAGATCGAAATGAATTCCGTGTCGTTCCGCTACAAAGACGATCAGCCGTTGGTGTTGAACAACGTCACGTTTAAAATCAAGCCGGGCGAAATGGTTGCCTTTGTGGGGGCTTCGGGCTCGGGCAAATCAACCATCATGCGATTACTGCTGGGCTTTGAGCAGGCCGAAGCCGGTTCCATTTACTATGATGGCAACTCATTCGACCTGATGAACCGGGAGTTGGTACGTCGGCAGATTGGCGTTGTGTTGCAGAATGGTGCCTTAATGTCGGGTAGTATTTTTCAGAATATCATTGGCAACTCGGAGCTAACCTTAGACGATGCCTGGGAAGCGGCTCGCATGGCCGGTATGGAAGAGGACATCAAGCACATGCCGATGGAGATGCACACGGTGGTGAGTGAGGGGGCCGGTACGTTTTCGGGTGGGCAGCGGCAGCGACTGATGATTGCGCGGGCCATTGCCCACAAACCACGCCTTCTCTTTATGGACGAAGCCACGAGCGCGCTGGACAATCGAACCCAAAATACCGTGACGCAAAGTTTAGATAAGCTTCAGGCAACCCGGATTATCATTGCACATCGGCTCAGTACGATCAAGAATGCCGACCGCATTTACGTACTCGATAAGGGGACCATCGTTGAGTCAGGCACCTACGACGAACTCATGGAAAAGGATAGCCTGTTTGCACAGCTGGCCAAACGTCAAATCGCCTGA
- a CDS encoding NHLP family bacteriocin export ABC transporter peptidase/permease/ATPase subunit has translation MATTTTFPIGKQAGPVKVPTVLQMESVECGAAALSIMLGHFGKFVPLEKLRIACGVSRDGLKATNIIKAAKQFGLESKGYAKSMEKLMQIETPAIIFWNFNHFLVLEGFTKNKVFLSDPAQGRYSVTYDEFDEAYTGVVLTFKPTEQFEKGNEKRGLASSLASRISNSKLSIVYILLASLFLVVPGLVIPSFIKIFIDKYLVNGHADFVMPLLLIMGAVLVINAALVYIQQYYLLKLETKLALATSSKFLWHVFHLPISFFTQRYSGEIGNRVSLNDKVARLLSGDLANAALNVIIVLFYAMLMFSYDVPLTLIGIGMAALNVIALKFVSRARKDGSRTLSNETGKLLGTTTSGISMIETLKASGRENDFFTNWIGYLAKVTNAQQQLGWLTIRLNVLPPLITSLTTTLILGLGALRIMDGEMTLGALVSFTFLMGNFIGPVNQLIAVGTMLHETESDMNRIDDVMNYETDEQFRGSAAIATHQAEAAQNKLVGYFEMRNVTFGYNTTVAPLIENFNLKVKPGSRVALVGGSGSGKSTVAKIASGLYPLWSGEVLFDGKPKSEYPRHVITNSLAVIDQEVLIFNGTIKENISFWDSTIPDKHIIQSARDAAIHDIISVRKDGYDSSVMEGGSNFSGGQRQRLEIARALATNPSILIMDEATSALDPTAEKIVMDNIKKRGCTCLIVAHRLSTIIDCDEIIVMEYGKVVERGTHAELMKKNGVYAHLIETK, from the coding sequence ATGGCAACCACGACAACATTTCCCATTGGGAAACAGGCCGGCCCGGTCAAAGTCCCCACGGTCTTACAGATGGAGAGCGTCGAATGTGGCGCAGCTGCGCTCAGCATCATGCTGGGGCACTTTGGTAAATTTGTTCCGCTGGAAAAACTCCGGATTGCCTGCGGGGTATCGCGCGATGGGCTCAAGGCAACCAACATTATTAAAGCCGCCAAACAGTTCGGGCTAGAGTCGAAAGGATACGCCAAGTCGATGGAGAAGCTGATGCAGATCGAGACACCGGCCATTATCTTCTGGAACTTCAACCACTTTCTGGTGCTGGAGGGCTTTACCAAAAACAAGGTGTTTCTGAGCGACCCGGCCCAGGGCCGCTACAGCGTCACCTACGATGAGTTCGACGAGGCTTACACGGGGGTAGTGCTCACGTTTAAGCCAACCGAGCAGTTTGAAAAGGGTAACGAAAAACGGGGCTTGGCGTCGTCGCTGGCGTCGCGGATTTCCAACTCCAAGCTGAGTATCGTTTATATTCTGCTGGCCAGCCTGTTTCTGGTTGTGCCGGGTTTAGTGATTCCGTCATTCATCAAAATATTCATTGACAAGTACCTGGTGAATGGCCACGCCGACTTTGTGATGCCCCTGCTGCTGATTATGGGCGCCGTGTTGGTCATAAATGCCGCGTTGGTCTACATTCAGCAATATTACCTGCTGAAGCTCGAAACGAAGCTTGCCCTGGCTACCTCCAGTAAGTTTCTGTGGCACGTTTTTCATCTGCCCATTTCGTTTTTTACCCAACGATACAGCGGGGAGATTGGCAACCGGGTGTCGCTCAACGACAAAGTAGCCCGGTTATTGAGTGGCGATCTGGCCAACGCGGCCCTGAACGTTATCATCGTCCTGTTTTATGCCATGCTGATGTTCTCTTACGATGTGCCGCTCACGCTGATCGGCATTGGTATGGCCGCCTTGAACGTGATTGCCCTGAAGTTCGTGTCGCGGGCTCGGAAAGATGGCAGCCGGACGCTCAGTAACGAAACCGGGAAACTGCTGGGTACCACAACGTCGGGCATCAGCATGATCGAAACACTCAAAGCGTCGGGTCGCGAAAACGACTTCTTCACCAACTGGATCGGCTACTTAGCCAAAGTCACCAACGCCCAGCAGCAATTAGGGTGGCTTACCATCCGGCTGAACGTGTTGCCCCCCCTGATTACATCCCTGACCACTACCCTCATTCTGGGGCTGGGGGCGTTGCGGATCATGGATGGCGAAATGACCCTTGGCGCACTGGTATCGTTCACGTTTCTGATGGGCAACTTTATCGGGCCGGTCAACCAGTTGATTGCCGTGGGTACCATGCTCCACGAAACCGAAAGCGACATGAACCGCATCGACGACGTGATGAATTATGAGACCGACGAACAATTCAGAGGCAGCGCTGCCATAGCGACCCACCAGGCCGAGGCTGCCCAGAACAAGTTGGTCGGTTATTTCGAGATGCGGAACGTGACCTTTGGGTATAACACCACGGTAGCCCCGCTGATCGAGAATTTCAATCTGAAAGTAAAGCCCGGAAGCCGGGTGGCGCTGGTTGGGGGGTCGGGCAGTGGCAAATCGACCGTGGCCAAGATTGCCTCCGGCTTGTACCCCCTGTGGAGTGGTGAGGTTTTGTTTGACGGTAAGCCCAAGAGCGAATACCCCCGGCATGTGATTACCAATTCGCTGGCGGTGATTGATCAGGAAGTGCTGATTTTCAACGGGACAATCAAAGAAAATATCAGTTTCTGGGATTCGACTATCCCCGACAAACACATCATTCAGTCGGCCCGCGATGCGGCTATTCACGACATCATATCCGTGCGAAAAGACGGGTACGATAGCTCGGTGATGGAGGGGGGATCGAATTTCAGCGGTGGTCAGCGGCAACGTCTGGAGATAGCGCGGGCGTTGGCCACGAATCCGTCGATTCTGATCATGGACGAAGCCACGAGCGCGCTGGACCCCACGGCCGAGAAGATCGTGATGGACAACATTAAAAAGCGGGGTTGTACGTGCCTGATTGTAGCGCACCGGCTCAGTACAATCATTGATTGCGATGAGATCATTGTGATGGAATACGGCAAGGTAGTAGAGCGGGGTACGCATGCGGAATTGATGAAGAAAAACGGCGTCTACGCCCATTTGATCGAGACGAAATAA
- a CDS encoding NHLP bacteriocin system secretion protein, giving the protein MSAGFFRKSALEKLSTPEKLDQLIKVTGPKAWITLSVVFVALATGIAWSVFGRVSTKLNVTGVVLGGEVHEVVATAQGQLMKLNVRIGDKVAKGDVIATIQQPDLQQQIENARAVVAEKKSELNKVVSYGSKGTALEGELISQNRVSIQGEIEAEKKKLSFLSNQLESEVNLLEKGLIVKAQVANTKQQIDASQNTIERLKGQLAEVSSRQHDVGYGMQQKVTFQQQQIAEAERSLQYLTERYNTQSNIVSSYSGEVVEVLTDAGVMVGPGTPLFKLKNGQDGQLVSLKGVLYIPSQDGKKIKRNMEAFVVPSTVQPQEYGFIKGKVTYVSDFPITQQGMMTSVKNDQLAKGLLALGPLFEVHVEFEKDADSHSGFRWTSAKGPDVAIKEGTTCMGQITVKQENPISIVVPAFKKFFNLY; this is encoded by the coding sequence ATGTCAGCAGGTTTTTTTAGAAAGTCAGCCTTAGAAAAGCTGTCAACACCCGAAAAATTAGATCAATTAATCAAGGTGACCGGCCCGAAAGCCTGGATTACCCTTTCGGTCGTATTTGTCGCCCTGGCTACGGGTATCGCGTGGTCTGTTTTTGGCCGGGTGAGTACCAAACTAAACGTTACGGGGGTCGTGCTGGGGGGTGAAGTCCACGAAGTGGTGGCCACCGCGCAGGGGCAACTGATGAAGTTGAACGTACGCATCGGCGACAAGGTGGCCAAAGGTGACGTTATCGCTACGATTCAGCAACCCGATCTTCAGCAGCAGATCGAGAACGCCCGGGCCGTTGTGGCCGAAAAAAAGAGCGAGCTGAACAAGGTCGTTTCGTACGGTAGCAAAGGAACCGCGCTGGAGGGCGAACTCATCAGTCAGAATCGGGTAAGTATCCAGGGTGAGATCGAGGCTGAGAAAAAGAAGCTGTCGTTTCTGTCCAACCAGTTGGAATCGGAGGTGAATTTGCTCGAAAAAGGGTTGATCGTAAAGGCGCAGGTAGCCAACACAAAGCAACAGATCGATGCCTCTCAAAATACCATTGAGCGACTGAAGGGACAATTGGCCGAGGTGTCGAGCCGGCAGCACGACGTGGGCTATGGCATGCAGCAAAAGGTCACGTTTCAGCAGCAGCAGATTGCCGAAGCCGAGCGCAGCTTGCAGTATCTGACCGAGCGCTACAACACCCAGTCGAACATTGTCAGCTCGTACAGTGGCGAAGTGGTGGAGGTACTGACCGATGCCGGGGTGATGGTCGGGCCGGGTACGCCCCTGTTCAAACTCAAAAACGGACAGGATGGCCAATTGGTCAGCCTGAAAGGGGTGTTGTACATTCCGTCGCAGGATGGCAAGAAGATCAAGCGAAATATGGAAGCCTTCGTGGTGCCCTCCACCGTGCAACCTCAGGAATACGGCTTCATAAAAGGCAAGGTTACCTACGTTTCTGATTTTCCGATCACGCAACAGGGCATGATGACCTCGGTCAAAAACGATCAGCTGGCCAAAGGTCTGCTGGCCCTGGGGCCACTGTTTGAAGTACACGTTGAGTTTGAGAAAGACGCCGACTCGCACAGTGGATTCCGGTGGACATCGGCCAAGGGGCCGGACGTTGCCATCAAAGAGGGCACAACGTGCATGGGGCAGATCACCGTTAAGCAGGAGAACCCCATTTCGATTGTTGTACCCGCGTTCAAGAAATTCTTCAACCTGTATTGA